From Bradyrhizobium sp. NDS-1, the proteins below share one genomic window:
- a CDS encoding CMD domain protein: protein MSTQDIIDTLAGIEPGSALDAIRARRLQARENAQKSYLSLFEPIDASDFSLAERAAVAAFVTGLHGESPVAAFYREKLTANADGARLLEAIDAEIAQGRTSGPYGSYPAGPLSIENTAGLIYHVSAASKPALGARLAAALEHAHLLVFRPRDAASADMKALLDAGWSDTGIVTFSQLVAFLSFQLRVVSGLRTLAAVNA from the coding sequence ATGAGTACGCAGGATATTATCGACACGCTCGCCGGGATCGAGCCGGGCTCCGCTCTCGATGCCATCCGCGCCCGCCGCCTGCAGGCGCGTGAGAATGCGCAGAAGAGCTATCTCTCCCTGTTCGAGCCGATCGACGCGAGCGACTTTTCGCTGGCCGAACGCGCCGCGGTCGCTGCCTTCGTGACCGGACTTCATGGCGAATCCCCGGTCGCCGCCTTCTATCGCGAGAAGCTAACGGCAAACGCCGATGGCGCCCGTCTGCTGGAGGCGATCGACGCCGAGATCGCGCAGGGCAGGACCTCGGGTCCCTATGGCTCGTATCCGGCCGGCCCGCTGTCGATCGAGAACACTGCCGGCCTGATCTACCACGTGAGCGCGGCGAGCAAGCCGGCGCTTGGCGCCCGACTAGCAGCCGCCCTCGAACATGCGCATCTCCTGGTGTTTCGTCCGCGCGATGCCGCCTCCGCCGACATGAAGGCGCTGCTGGACGCCGGCTGGTCGGACACCGGCATCGTCACGTTCTCCCAGCTCGTCGCGTTCCTGTCGTTTCAGTTGCGCGTCGTCAGCGGCCTGCGCACGCTCGCCGCAGTGAACGCATAA
- a CDS encoding ABC transporter ATP-binding protein, giving the protein MTNVSPEPLLALSNVNTFYGQAQVHFDLSISVARGHIVCLLGGNASGKSTTMKIILGLVKPRSGEVSFDGASLLGLSTPQIVRRGIASVPEARRLFADMSVRENILMGAFVRSDSEAIAQDLDKMLTLFPKLGQRLSQRAGSLSGGEQQMVAMARALMSRPRMIVMDEPTMGLSPLYVDRVLELIRTINQEGVSVFMVEQNASLALEIAHEAYVLQTGKIVLSGPARALKDDPRIRDAYLGGSEAA; this is encoded by the coding sequence ATGACGAACGTTTCTCCCGAACCGCTGCTGGCGCTGTCGAACGTCAACACCTTCTATGGCCAGGCCCAGGTGCATTTCGACCTCTCGATATCGGTCGCACGCGGTCACATCGTCTGCCTGCTCGGCGGCAATGCCAGCGGCAAATCGACCACGATGAAGATCATCCTCGGCCTCGTAAAGCCGCGCTCCGGCGAGGTGAGCTTCGACGGCGCCTCGCTGCTCGGCCTCTCCACGCCGCAGATCGTCCGCCGCGGCATCGCCTCGGTGCCGGAAGCGCGGCGGCTGTTCGCGGACATGAGCGTGCGCGAAAATATCCTGATGGGAGCCTTCGTACGCAGCGACAGCGAGGCGATCGCGCAGGACCTCGACAAGATGCTGACGCTGTTTCCGAAGCTCGGCCAGCGGCTATCGCAGCGCGCCGGCTCGCTCTCCGGCGGCGAGCAGCAGATGGTGGCGATGGCGCGGGCACTGATGAGCAGGCCGCGGATGATCGTCATGGACGAGCCGACCATGGGCCTGTCGCCGCTCTATGTCGACCGCGTGCTGGAGCTGATCCGCACCATCAACCAGGAAGGCGTTTCGGTGTTCATGGTCGAGCAGAACGCCAGCCTCGCACTCGAGATCGCGCATGAGGCCTATGTGCTCCAGACCGGCAAGATCGTGCTGTCAGGCCCGGCGCGGGCGCTAAAGGATGACCCCCGCATCCGCGACGCCTATCTCGGCGGCTCGGAGGCCGCCTGA
- a CDS encoding putative FMN-dependent luciferase-like monooxygenase, whose amino-acid sequence MKRFANLKRLGFFTRLLDEAPPADRYRFAAEQIVRAEKAGLDSAWIAQHHFHEREGGLPSPFTFLGYVAAQTSRIRLGTGIVTLPLENAVRVAEDAAVLDLICNGRFELGVGTGGNPSAFAAFGLDSAQRNEIFARNLEVVRTALVGKPLDGGDTIYPQRPQLDKRIWQATFSVAGGARAGKAGDGLLLSRTQPRTREAPKATLAEIQNPVIDAYLEALPKGAEPRIMASRSVFVADDHGEAMRLADIGLRRALPQFLKGGHAKPGETLEEMITAFDTHVGDADHVIASLRADATLERVTDLVFQVHSVDAPHPHVLRSIDLVAEKVAPALGWTRTAPEVALAG is encoded by the coding sequence ATGAAACGCTTTGCAAATCTGAAACGCCTGGGCTTCTTCACGCGGCTTCTCGACGAGGCCCCGCCGGCCGACCGTTACCGCTTCGCGGCCGAGCAGATCGTGCGCGCCGAAAAGGCGGGGCTCGATTCCGCGTGGATCGCGCAGCATCATTTCCACGAGCGTGAAGGCGGCCTGCCGTCGCCCTTCACGTTCCTCGGTTACGTCGCCGCCCAAACCTCGCGCATCCGCCTCGGCACCGGCATCGTCACGCTGCCGCTGGAGAACGCGGTGCGGGTGGCGGAGGACGCCGCGGTGCTCGATCTCATCTGCAACGGCCGCTTCGAGCTCGGCGTCGGCACCGGCGGCAATCCGTCGGCCTTCGCCGCCTTCGGCCTCGACAGCGCCCAGCGCAACGAGATTTTTGCGCGCAATCTGGAGGTGGTCCGCACTGCCCTGGTCGGCAAGCCGCTCGATGGCGGCGATACGATCTACCCGCAGCGGCCGCAACTGGACAAGCGCATCTGGCAGGCGACCTTCTCGGTCGCCGGCGGCGCCCGGGCCGGCAAGGCGGGCGATGGCCTGTTGCTGTCGCGCACCCAGCCGCGCACCAGGGAGGCGCCGAAGGCCACGCTCGCCGAAATCCAGAACCCGGTGATCGATGCCTATCTGGAAGCGCTGCCGAAGGGAGCCGAGCCGCGCATCATGGCCTCGCGCAGCGTCTTCGTCGCCGACGACCACGGCGAAGCGATGCGCCTTGCGGATATCGGGCTGCGCCGCGCGCTGCCGCAATTCCTCAAGGGCGGCCACGCCAAGCCGGGCGAGACGCTGGAGGAGATGATCACCGCGTTCGACACCCATGTCGGTGATGCCGACCACGTCATCGCCTCGCTGCGTGCCGACGCGACGCTGGAGCGAGTGACCGATCTCGTCTTCCAAGTGCATTCGGTCGACGCGCCGCATCCCCATGTCCTGCGCTCGATCGATCTGGTCGCGGAGAAGGTTGCCCCGGCGCTGGGCTGGACCCGGACGGCACCCGAAGTGGCGCTGGCGGGTTGA
- a CDS encoding alkylhydroperoxidase domain protein — translation MSATVNPPVVFTQDELGWVSWIDPLPEAELTERHFNGLVDRARAKSDYFRLLVRDPEVLEARTKTDKDIFYNVADGLPRAERELAAAATSRYNGCIYCASVHARFASTYSKRRDDVQRLLNEGIKADLGERWNAVVKASVALSATPISFGPDNIAELRRAGLDDAEIVDVINGASFFNWANRLMLSLGEPSK, via the coding sequence ATGAGCGCCACCGTCAATCCCCCCGTCGTCTTCACCCAGGACGAACTGGGTTGGGTGTCGTGGATCGATCCGCTGCCCGAGGCCGAGCTGACCGAACGGCACTTCAATGGCCTGGTCGATCGCGCCCGCGCCAAGTCGGACTATTTCCGCCTCCTGGTGCGCGATCCCGAAGTGCTGGAGGCCCGCACCAAAACCGACAAGGACATCTTCTACAATGTCGCCGACGGCCTGCCGCGCGCCGAGCGCGAGCTCGCGGCGGCTGCGACGTCGCGCTACAATGGCTGCATCTATTGCGCCTCCGTGCATGCGCGCTTTGCCAGCACCTATTCCAAGCGCCGTGACGACGTGCAGCGCCTGCTCAACGAAGGCATCAAGGCCGATCTCGGCGAACGCTGGAACGCAGTGGTCAAGGCCTCCGTGGCACTGTCCGCGACGCCGATCTCATTCGGCCCTGACAATATCGCCGAGTTGCGCCGCGCCGGGCTCGACGATGCCGAGATCGTCGACGTCATCAACGGCGCGTCGTTCTTCAACTGGGCGAACCGGCTGATGCTGTCGCTCGGCGAGCCCTCGAAATAG
- a CDS encoding ABC transporter permease, whose product MSSWLDYTINGLIVGNVYALVAVGLALIFGVSRLINFAQGSIYLVGAYVGWVAVVQLHTPLPLTIIVVAAAAAIVGLIIERFGLRPLQNSVRIAPLLATIGISFVLDQLVMLTFSPNPRALPSQLPDIRFQVGGGTIGPLDLLIAGVGLSSALLLFVFLRYTKLGWAVRATAQDRDAAMQMGVDVNRVNQAVFGIAAALGGVSGLLVGMYYNQIDTAMSLQATLKGVVAEVVGGAGNVPGAVIGSLLLGLVESYGVAVLGTSYRNLFAFLLLVVVLVLRPNGLFVSARQAPPEPLTGTFIAPSRPVRIPSWALLIAAGGFAILPLLPVSFYVLQTLINAWLLGMLALSLTLVAGTMGQVSLGHAALLAIGAYTSALLSLTLAVPVGLAIIGGGLMSAALGTLLISPSFRLRGHYVSIATLAIGEIVALVILNWESVTRGPIGISGIPPLSLFGYDLISPASVYWFSLGVMIVLALLQGRLLTSHLGRSFRAIRDDDIAARAYGLSLNRYKSLAFIFGGFAAGISGGIAAHLYSYINHETFNTQQSILALTVVILGGLGNVVGAIVGSLALVGLPEVFRIAAEYRILIYGVVLLLLVRFRPQGLLGTV is encoded by the coding sequence TTGTCTTCCTGGCTCGACTACACCATCAACGGGCTGATCGTCGGCAATGTCTACGCGCTCGTTGCGGTCGGGCTTGCGCTGATTTTCGGCGTCAGCCGACTGATCAACTTCGCGCAAGGCTCGATCTATCTCGTCGGCGCCTATGTCGGTTGGGTGGCGGTGGTGCAGCTGCATACGCCGCTGCCACTCACCATCATCGTAGTCGCCGCGGCGGCTGCAATCGTCGGGCTGATCATCGAGCGGTTCGGCCTGCGGCCGCTTCAGAACTCCGTGCGCATTGCGCCGCTGCTCGCGACCATCGGCATCAGCTTCGTGCTCGATCAGCTCGTGATGCTGACCTTCTCACCCAACCCGCGCGCGCTGCCGAGCCAGTTGCCCGATATCCGCTTCCAGGTCGGTGGTGGGACGATCGGACCGCTCGATCTGCTCATCGCCGGCGTTGGCCTCAGCAGCGCGCTGCTGCTGTTCGTGTTCCTGCGTTACACTAAGCTCGGCTGGGCGGTGCGGGCCACCGCGCAGGACCGCGACGCCGCCATGCAGATGGGCGTCGACGTCAACCGCGTCAATCAAGCCGTGTTCGGCATCGCGGCGGCGCTCGGGGGCGTGTCGGGCCTGCTGGTCGGCATGTACTACAACCAGATCGATACCGCGATGAGCCTTCAGGCGACGCTCAAGGGCGTGGTCGCCGAAGTCGTCGGCGGCGCCGGCAACGTGCCGGGCGCGGTGATCGGCAGCTTGCTGCTGGGGCTGGTCGAAAGCTACGGCGTTGCCGTGCTCGGCACCAGCTACCGCAATCTGTTTGCCTTCCTGCTGCTGGTCGTCGTGCTCGTGCTGCGGCCGAACGGCCTGTTCGTCAGCGCGCGGCAGGCGCCGCCCGAGCCGCTCACCGGCACCTTCATCGCCCCGAGCCGCCCGGTGCGCATTCCGAGCTGGGCGTTACTCATTGCCGCTGGCGGGTTTGCGATCCTGCCGCTGCTCCCGGTGTCCTTCTACGTGCTCCAGACCCTGATCAACGCCTGGCTGCTCGGAATGCTCGCGCTCAGCCTGACGCTGGTTGCGGGCACGATGGGCCAGGTTTCGCTCGGTCATGCAGCGCTGCTCGCGATCGGCGCCTACACCTCCGCGCTGCTGTCGCTGACATTGGCCGTTCCGGTCGGCCTTGCCATCATCGGCGGAGGCCTGATGAGCGCGGCGCTCGGCACGCTGTTGATCTCGCCGTCGTTCCGCCTGCGCGGACACTACGTGTCGATCGCGACGCTCGCCATCGGCGAGATCGTGGCACTGGTGATCTTGAACTGGGAGAGCGTCACGCGCGGGCCGATCGGCATCTCCGGCATCCCGCCGCTGTCGCTGTTCGGCTACGATCTGATCAGCCCGGCGTCGGTCTACTGGTTCAGCCTTGGCGTGATGATCGTGCTCGCGCTGCTGCAGGGACGCTTGCTTACCTCGCATCTCGGCCGCAGCTTCCGCGCCATCCGCGACGACGACATTGCGGCGCGCGCCTACGGTCTCAGTCTGAACCGCTACAAATCGCTGGCCTTCATCTTCGGTGGCTTCGCCGCCGGCATCAGCGGCGGCATCGCGGCGCATCTGTATTCCTACATCAACCACGAGACCTTCAACACCCAGCAATCGATCCTGGCGCTGACCGTCGTCATTCTCGGCGGCCTCGGCAACGTCGTCGGCGCGATTGTCGGGTCGCTCGCGCTGGTCGGGCTGCCCGAAGTGTTCCGGATCGCGGCGGAGTATCGCATCCTGATCTACGGCGTCGTGTTGCTGCTGCTGGTGCGGTTCAGGCCGCAGGGTCTGTTGGGGACGGTGTGA
- a CDS encoding MetQ/NlpA family ABC transporter substrate-binding protein, whose product MSLRFPLILATILAAWSANAAAETIKIGVTPGPHAQIFEAVKPIAARRGLDIQLIEFSDYVVPNAALDAGDIQANSFQNQPYLDNQKADRGYKIEAVGLTVNFPIGVYSKKHKAFADIPEGGKVSIPNDPTNGGRVLLLLRDKGVIKLKDGVGFKPTVLDITENTKKLKFIEVDAAQAPRALDDVDAAAINTNYATQAGLDPVKDPILREDPKGPYVNLIAVRAADKDKPWVKILVDSYHTAEVKEFVLTKFKGAVLPSW is encoded by the coding sequence ATGTCGCTTCGCTTCCCCCTGATCCTTGCAACCATCCTGGCCGCGTGGTCGGCGAATGCTGCGGCCGAGACCATCAAGATCGGCGTGACGCCGGGGCCGCATGCGCAGATCTTCGAGGCGGTGAAGCCGATCGCCGCCAGGCGGGGGCTCGACATCCAGCTCATCGAGTTCTCGGATTATGTCGTGCCCAACGCCGCGCTCGACGCCGGCGATATCCAGGCCAATTCGTTCCAGAACCAGCCTTACCTGGACAACCAGAAGGCCGACCGCGGCTACAAGATCGAGGCCGTCGGCCTCACCGTGAACTTCCCGATCGGCGTCTACTCGAAGAAGCACAAGGCCTTCGCCGACATTCCCGAGGGCGGCAAGGTCTCGATCCCGAACGATCCGACCAATGGCGGCCGCGTGCTGCTGCTGCTTCGCGACAAGGGCGTGATCAAGCTGAAGGACGGCGTCGGCTTCAAGCCGACGGTGCTCGACATCACCGAGAACACGAAGAAGCTGAAATTCATCGAGGTCGATGCGGCACAGGCGCCGCGAGCGCTGGACGATGTCGATGCCGCCGCGATCAACACCAATTATGCAACCCAGGCCGGCCTCGATCCCGTCAAGGATCCGATCCTGCGCGAGGATCCCAAAGGCCCCTACGTCAACCTGATCGCCGTGCGCGCCGCCGACAAGGACAAGCCCTGGGTCAAGATCCTCGTCGACAGCTATCACACGGCCGAAGTCAAGGAGTTCGTCCTCACCAAGTTCAAGGGCGCGGTGCTGCCGAGCTGGTAG
- a CDS encoding LysR family transcriptional regulator, producing the protein MDWERVRIFLEVARAGQILKASKNLRLNHTTVARQLTALEKSLKAKLLERHTAGCTLTAAGEALVQAAERAESEFLKVGASIGGSADTISGTVRVGAPDGLGNFFLAEHLGALAARHPGLIIQLVPLPRTFSLSRREADIAITLDRPKQGRLILSKLTDYSLSVYASKAYLKREGPIETQADLAGRLFVTHIEDFAYSRALDYAAALGRLMSRRYECGSIVAQIEAVRAGHGIGILHDYAASRYPELRRLLPEVRFVRSYWLTSHPDTHGMRRVQEVHRFIAASVKAARGAFEAG; encoded by the coding sequence ATGGATTGGGAGCGGGTGAGGATTTTTCTGGAGGTCGCGCGCGCCGGGCAGATCCTCAAGGCGTCGAAGAATTTGCGCCTGAACCACACCACGGTGGCGCGTCAGCTCACCGCGCTGGAGAAGAGCCTGAAGGCAAAGCTGCTGGAGCGGCACACCGCCGGCTGCACGCTGACCGCCGCCGGCGAGGCGCTGGTCCAGGCGGCCGAGCGCGCCGAAAGCGAGTTTCTCAAGGTCGGCGCCAGCATCGGCGGCAGCGCGGACACCATCAGCGGCACGGTGCGCGTCGGCGCGCCTGACGGCCTTGGCAATTTCTTCCTCGCCGAGCATCTCGGCGCACTGGCCGCGCGCCATCCGGGACTGATCATCCAGCTCGTGCCGCTGCCGCGCACCTTCTCGCTGTCGCGCCGCGAGGCGGATATCGCGATCACGCTGGACCGGCCGAAGCAGGGCCGGCTCATCCTGTCCAAGCTCACCGACTACAGCCTCAGCGTCTACGCCTCGAAAGCCTATCTGAAGCGCGAGGGACCGATCGAGACACAGGCCGATCTCGCCGGCCGCCTGTTCGTCACCCACATCGAGGATTTCGCCTACAGCCGCGCCCTCGACTATGCCGCAGCCCTCGGCCGCCTGATGTCCCGCCGCTACGAATGCGGCAGCATCGTCGCGCAGATCGAGGCCGTCCGCGCCGGCCACGGCATCGGCATCCTGCACGACTACGCCGCCAGCCGTTACCCCGAACTGCGCCGCCTGCTCCCCGAGGTGCGCTTCGTGCGGAGCTACTGGCTGACGTCACATCCCGACACGCACGGCATGCGGCGGGTGCAGGAGGTGCACCGGTTCATTGCGGCCTCGGTGAAGGCGGCGCGGGGGGCGTTTGAGGCGGGGTGA
- a CDS encoding DUF2934 domain-containing protein has translation MSAVDEQKKIEHQIEFATRAAALVKDETTGQRFRSFAEELRRKLRRLMRRGQVRARAYELWEQAGRPSGRELEFWLEAERQMEVEREERKSSDASPKQ, from the coding sequence GTGTCGGCGGTGGACGAGCAGAAAAAAATCGAGCACCAGATCGAATTCGCGACGCGAGCGGCCGCGCTGGTCAAGGACGAAACCACCGGCCAGCGCTTCAGGAGTTTTGCCGAGGAACTGAGGCGAAAGCTCCGCCGGCTGATGCGGCGCGGCCAGGTGCGCGCGCGTGCCTATGAGCTCTGGGAGCAGGCTGGCCGGCCTTCGGGTCGCGAGCTGGAGTTCTGGCTCGAAGCGGAACGGCAGATGGAGGTTGAACGCGAGGAGCGGAAGTCGTCCGACGCGTCGCCGAAACAATAG
- a CDS encoding ABC transporter substrate-binding protein has translation MSNIDRRTLVKGSLTAIMAGAAFSRAAIAQASEPIVLGVSGPLTGPNAQYGMQWKQGFDLALDEILAAGGINGRKLAYQFEDSQSDPRQSVAIAQKFVSDPRIVMELGDFSSPASMAASPIYQRGGLVQFGFTNSHPDFTKGGDFMWSTSVSQADEQPLLAAYAVKRLGLKKLAVLHLNTDWGRTSRDYFVKAAKEYGAEIAVTEGYIAEERDFRSTLVRVRDAGPDGLILISYYSDGALIARQARQVGLKQKMCAASSVYSPKFIELGGEAVEDVHLGTRYFPQDPRPEVQKFIAGFKAKYGGQEPDAFNAYSYDAMNMAAAVVKIGGTDRRAIRDAFAKVKDVSSVIFGAATFDVESRRVKGAMNAELVVRKGQFALWDGKPS, from the coding sequence ATGAGCAACATCGATCGTCGTACCCTGGTCAAGGGCTCGCTGACCGCCATCATGGCGGGAGCAGCCTTCTCGCGCGCCGCCATCGCACAGGCGTCCGAGCCGATCGTGCTCGGCGTCAGCGGTCCGCTCACGGGACCGAACGCGCAATATGGCATGCAGTGGAAGCAGGGCTTTGATCTCGCGCTCGACGAGATCCTGGCTGCCGGCGGCATCAACGGGCGCAAGCTCGCCTACCAATTCGAGGACAGCCAGAGCGATCCGCGCCAGTCGGTGGCGATCGCCCAGAAGTTCGTCTCCGATCCCCGCATCGTCATGGAGCTCGGCGACTTCTCCAGCCCCGCCTCGATGGCGGCCTCGCCCATCTACCAGCGCGGCGGCCTCGTGCAGTTCGGCTTCACCAATTCGCACCCCGATTTCACCAAGGGCGGCGACTTCATGTGGAGTACCTCGGTCAGCCAGGCCGACGAGCAGCCGCTGCTGGCGGCCTATGCGGTGAAGCGTCTCGGCCTGAAGAAGCTCGCGGTGTTGCACCTCAACACCGATTGGGGCCGCACCAGCCGCGACTATTTCGTCAAGGCGGCCAAGGAATACGGCGCCGAGATCGCGGTGACCGAGGGCTACATCGCGGAGGAGCGCGACTTCCGCTCCACCCTGGTGCGCGTGCGCGACGCTGGTCCCGACGGGCTGATCCTGATCTCCTATTATTCCGACGGTGCGCTGATCGCGCGCCAGGCCCGTCAGGTCGGCCTTAAGCAGAAGATGTGCGCCGCAAGCTCGGTCTACTCGCCGAAATTCATCGAGCTCGGCGGCGAGGCGGTCGAGGACGTTCATCTCGGCACCCGCTACTTCCCGCAGGATCCCAGGCCCGAGGTGCAGAAGTTCATCGCGGGCTTCAAGGCGAAGTATGGCGGGCAGGAGCCCGACGCCTTCAACGCCTATTCCTATGACGCGATGAACATGGCTGCCGCCGTGGTGAAGATCGGCGGCACCGATCGCCGTGCCATCCGCGATGCTTTCGCCAAGGTGAAGGACGTCTCCAGCGTGATCTTCGGCGCCGCGACGTTCGACGTCGAGAGCCGCCGCGTCAAGGGCGCGATGAACGCCGAGCTGGTCGTGCGCAAGGGCCAGTTCGCGCTGTGGGACGGCAAGCCGAGCTGA
- a CDS encoding ABC transporter ATP-binding protein, producing the protein MAEQLNSMLSLRGLTRRFGGLTAVDAIDLDLAKGELISIIGPNGAGKTTLFNLVTGLDRPDAGTVSFEGRDVTGLAPERLAAEGIARTFQLGRVFGNLSVMDNVLIGAHTRLRAVKPAVPVIGPLLELGLALLRPASVKAEEEQLREEVKAILVRFGERLLPRIDQPAYSLSYANRRRVEIARALALKPRLLLLDEPTAGMNPTETAEMQGLVSELKAEGLTILLIEHKLEMVMRLSDRVIVMDEGKKIAEGPGEQVRGDPKVIEAYLGHGLATKQESAA; encoded by the coding sequence ATGGCGGAGCAGCTCAACTCGATGCTGTCCTTGCGGGGGCTGACGCGGCGCTTCGGCGGTCTCACCGCGGTCGACGCCATCGATCTCGATCTCGCCAAAGGCGAGCTCATCAGCATCATCGGCCCGAACGGCGCCGGCAAGACGACCTTGTTCAATCTCGTGACCGGGCTCGACCGGCCCGATGCCGGCACAGTCAGCTTCGAAGGGCGGGACGTCACGGGTCTGGCGCCGGAACGACTCGCGGCCGAAGGCATCGCGCGCACGTTTCAGCTCGGCCGCGTCTTCGGCAATCTCAGCGTCATGGACAACGTCCTGATCGGCGCTCACACGCGGCTGCGCGCGGTGAAGCCGGCCGTGCCGGTGATCGGCCCGCTGCTGGAGCTGGGTCTCGCGCTGCTGCGCCCCGCGAGCGTCAAGGCCGAAGAGGAGCAACTGCGCGAGGAGGTGAAAGCCATTCTCGTCCGCTTCGGCGAGCGGCTGCTGCCGCGGATCGACCAGCCGGCCTATAGTCTCTCCTATGCCAACCGCCGCCGTGTCGAGATCGCGCGTGCGCTCGCGCTGAAGCCGCGCCTGCTTCTGCTCGACGAGCCGACCGCCGGCATGAATCCGACCGAGACCGCGGAGATGCAGGGTCTCGTCTCCGAGCTCAAGGCGGAAGGCCTGACCATTCTCCTGATCGAGCACAAGCTGGAGATGGTGATGCGCCTGTCCGACCGCGTCATCGTCATGGACGAGGGCAAGAAGATCGCGGAAGGGCCGGGCGAACAGGTGCGGGGCGATCCCAAGGTGATCGAGGCCTATCTCGGCCACGGCCTCGCGACAAAGCAGGAGAGCGCCGCATGA
- a CDS encoding peptide ABC transporter substrate-binding protein, producing the protein MNENDIRNLVAEVKQGTLSRRSFIQKVAAVGIAAPIASQILVWNDVAMADATLPYKPTKAGGGGTLKVLLWQAPTLLNPHFALGTKDQIASRVFFEPLAGWDKDGNLIPCLAAETPTKANGGLSADGLTVIWKLKQGVKWHDGKPFTADDVVFTWQYAADLATAAYTTGSYKDIKVEKIDDYAVKVIFKAPTPFWADPFVGSVGMILPRHLFGDYVGAKSREAPGNLKPVGTGPYKFLEFKPGDLIRAERNPDYHIKNQPHFDTLEIKGGGDAVSAARTVLQTGEYDFAWNMQVEEEVLKRMEAGGKGKLDITPSGNVEFIILNTTDPWTEVDGERSNAKTKHPTLSDPAVRRAINLLIDRDSIQKFIYGRGALATASFVNAPKQFKSPKLKYEFSIDKANKLLDEAGWKKGADGIREKDGKKLKYVFQTSTNAPRQKTQAIIKQACEKAGIDIEIKAVTASVFFSSDVGNPDTYSKFYADMEMYNTTQPQPDPERLLNQCVSWEIASKDNKWLGRNNSRYSDPEADKAYKAAQNELDPVKRAALLMKVDEIFCEANVFLPLLSRHIVNAGANNLMIDISGWDTITWNLAAWHRV; encoded by the coding sequence ATGAACGAGAATGACATCCGGAATCTGGTCGCGGAGGTGAAGCAAGGCACGCTGTCGCGGCGCTCGTTCATCCAGAAGGTGGCCGCGGTCGGTATAGCAGCTCCCATCGCGAGCCAGATCCTGGTCTGGAACGACGTCGCGATGGCGGATGCCACCCTGCCGTACAAACCGACCAAGGCCGGCGGCGGCGGCACGCTCAAGGTCCTGCTGTGGCAGGCGCCCACGCTGCTCAATCCGCATTTCGCGCTCGGAACCAAGGACCAGATCGCTTCGCGCGTCTTCTTCGAGCCGCTCGCCGGCTGGGACAAGGACGGCAACCTGATTCCGTGCCTTGCCGCCGAGACCCCGACCAAGGCCAATGGCGGCCTTTCGGCCGACGGCCTGACCGTGATCTGGAAGCTGAAGCAAGGCGTCAAATGGCATGACGGCAAGCCCTTCACCGCCGACGACGTCGTCTTCACCTGGCAATACGCCGCGGATCTGGCGACAGCGGCCTATACCACCGGATCCTACAAGGACATCAAGGTCGAGAAGATCGACGACTACGCCGTCAAGGTGATCTTCAAGGCGCCGACGCCGTTCTGGGCCGATCCGTTCGTCGGCTCGGTCGGGATGATCCTGCCAAGACATCTTTTCGGCGACTATGTCGGCGCCAAGTCGCGCGAAGCGCCGGGCAATCTGAAGCCGGTCGGCACCGGTCCGTACAAATTCCTCGAGTTCAAGCCCGGGGACCTGATTCGCGCCGAGCGCAATCCCGACTACCACATCAAGAACCAGCCGCATTTCGACACGCTCGAGATCAAGGGCGGCGGCGACGCCGTATCCGCGGCGCGCACCGTGCTGCAGACCGGCGAATACGACTTCGCCTGGAACATGCAGGTCGAGGAGGAGGTGCTCAAGCGCATGGAGGCGGGCGGCAAGGGCAAGCTCGACATCACGCCGTCCGGCAACGTCGAGTTCATCATCCTCAACACGACGGACCCGTGGACCGAGGTCGACGGCGAGCGCTCGAACGCCAAGACCAAGCACCCGACGCTGTCCGATCCCGCCGTGCGCCGTGCGATCAATCTGTTGATTGACCGCGATTCGATCCAGAAGTTCATCTACGGACGTGGCGCGCTCGCGACCGCGAGCTTCGTCAACGCGCCCAAGCAGTTCAAGTCGCCGAAGCTGAAATACGAATTCAGCATCGACAAGGCCAACAAGCTGCTCGACGAAGCCGGCTGGAAGAAGGGTGCGGACGGCATCCGCGAGAAGGACGGCAAGAAGCTCAAATACGTGTTCCAGACCTCGACCAATGCCCCGCGCCAGAAGACCCAGGCCATCATCAAGCAGGCCTGCGAGAAGGCCGGCATCGACATCGAGATCAAGGCGGTCACCGCCTCGGTGTTCTTCTCCTCCGACGTCGGCAATCCCGATACCTATTCGAAATTCTATGCCGACATGGAGATGTACAACACGACGCAGCCGCAACCCGATCCGGAGCGCCTGCTGAACCAGTGCGTGTCCTGGGAGATTGCCAGCAAGGACAACAAATGGCTCGGCCGCAACAATTCGCGCTATTCCGATCCCGAAGCCGACAAGGCCTACAAGGCCGCTCAAAACGAGCTCGATCCCGTCAAGCGCGCCGCGCTGCTGATGAAGGTCGACGAGATCTTCTGCGAGGCCAACGTCTTCCTGCCGCTGCTCTCGCGCCACATCGTCAACGCCGGCGCCAACAATTTGATGATCGACATCTCCGGCTGGGACACCATCACGTGGAATCTGGCGGCGTGGCATCGGGTGTGA